A single Lactuca sativa cultivar Salinas chromosome 8, Lsat_Salinas_v11, whole genome shotgun sequence DNA region contains:
- the LOC128127808 gene encoding uncharacterized protein LOC128127808, with protein sequence MAEDSKHSSHDEEWYTDAPRGVKEVQTPQIEAQLSELTKVVMMLAKDKGVQPTPRACGICTQVGHLTDMCPQLQEEDYEEAKVMGGYSGANQRGYEQPRSDQQWNNNQGWGGNQQGNYQQNQSHQYQPRPPFPQNQPRPPFQPQNFQPRHPQQPPPQASSSSMSLEDIVKSLATSTQSFQQETKVSIKSLEQQVSQLAQSVSKMESQGKLPSQMEKNPKHNACAITLRGGKSYESPRMLDEEEEEEEKEIEVEEAVKEEEKKSTPKSKKLIESEEKVTPVPFPSRLASTKREREDDEIMAMFRKVEINIPLLDAITQIPRYAKFLKELCTSKKKLKENQTVKVGENVSAVLQKRLPKKCKDPSVFTVPCKMGNLFVPRAMLDLGASINVLPYSSYKTMGIRPLSKTGVIIQLADRSLVHPKELVFPADFYVLDMGDENTPQSSSILLGRPFMSTAKTKIDVANGTLSMEFDGEVINFNIFEAMHYPSDIHSLNFIDVIDSCTNDCFEMSSQDVLTTILSKHFDETGIKELADKYTLEDELIEVIDSLEKAQPMRVEPPRMKLKSSNRKLLPSIVQPPTLELKALPDHLKYAYLGEEETLPVIISTKLAREEEKELVGILKKYKEAIGWTIADIKGLSPSLCIHKILMEEDFKPTREA encoded by the exons ATGGCTGAAGATTCCAAACATTCAAGccatgatgaagaatggtacacggATGCACCCCGGGGTGTAAAAGAAGTACAAACTCCTCAGATTGAAGCTCAATTGTCCGAGCTCACGAAAGTAGTCATGATGTTGGCCAAAGACAAAGGTGTGCAGCCCACACCCCGCGCATGCGGTATTTGCACCCAAGTAGGGCATCTAACCGATATGTGCCCACAACTTCAAGAGGAAGATTATGAAGAAGCGAAAGTCATGGGAGGCTATTCGGGGGCAAATCAGAGAGGTTATGAGCAACCAAGAAGTGATCAGCAATGGAACAATAATCAAGGGTGGGGAGGCAATCAACAAGGGAATTATCAGCAAAATCAATCGCATCAATATCAACCAAGACCACCATTTCCTCAAAATCAACCACGACCACCATTCCAACCTCAAAATTTCCAACCAAGGCATCCACAACAACCCCCTCCACAAGCAAGTTCTTCAAGTATGTCCTTAGAAGACATAGTAAAAAGCCTTGCCACAAGTACTCAAAGCTTTCAACAAGAAACCAAGGTAAGCATAAAAAGCCTGGAGCAACAAGTATCACAACTTGCTCAATCCGTGAGTAAGATGGAGTCGCAAGGCAAGCTACCCTCTCAAATGGAGAAGAACCCAAAACACAATGCGTGTGCAATTACACTAAGAGGTGGGAAAAGCTATGAAAGTCCAAGGATGctggatgaagaagaagaagaagaagagaaagagattGAGGTGGAAGAAGCtgtcaaagaagaagaaaagaagagtaCTCCAAAATCCAAGAAGCTAATAGAATCCGAAGAGAAAGTCACACCAGTTCCATTTCCTTCAAGGCTAGCAAGCACCAAAAGAGAAAGGGAAGATGACGAAATCATGGCCATGTTTCGAAAGGTTGAAATCAATATCCCTCTTTTAGATGCCATTACACAGATTCCTAGATATgctaagttccttaaggaactttgcacATCTAAGAAAAAGCTTAAAGAAAATCAAACTGTGAAGGTTGGTGAAAATGTCTCAGCCGTGTTACAAAAGCGGCTACCAAAAAAATGCAAGGACCCGAGTGTTTTCACTGTTCCTTGCAAAATGGGTAACCTTTTTGTACCACGTGCCATGCTTGATCTTGGAGCATCAATTAATGTTTTACCCTATTCAAGTTATAAGACAATGGGAATTCGACCTTTATCAAAAACTGGAGTTATCATTCAACTTGCTGATCGGTCTTTGGTACATCCGAAAG agCTCGTTTTTCCCGCTGACTTTTATGTTTTAGACATGGGTGATGAAAACACCCCACAATCGAGCTCCATCCTTTTGGGGAGACCCTTTATGAGTACCGCAAAAACAAAAATAGATGTAGCCAATGGTACTTTGTCAATGGAGTTCGATGGTGAGGTAATTAACTTTAATATCTTTGAAGCCATGCATTATCCTAGCGATATTCATTCTTTAAACTTCatagatgttattgattcatGTACTAATGATTGCTTTGAGATGTCAAGCCAAGATGTGCTAACCACCATCTTGAGCAAACACTTTGATGAGACAGGGATTAAGGAGTTGGCTGACAAGTACACATTGGAAGACGAATTGATCGAAGTAATTGATTCCTTGGAGAAAGCACAACCCATGAGAGTTGAACCACCCCGCATGAAGCTAAAAAGTTCTAATCGGAAACTTCTCCCATCCATAGTACAACCGCCGACTCTTGAGTTGAAGGCTCTTCCCGACCATCTCAAGTATGCCTATCTTGGAGAGGAAGAGACACTACCGGTGATAATTTCGACCAAGCTGGCacgagaagaagaaaaagaattaGTTGGCATTTTGAAGAAATACAAGGAAGCTATTGGTTGGACTATTGCAGATATAAAAGGGTTGAGCCCATCATTATGCATACACAAAATACTGATGGAAGAGGACTTCAAGCCAACCCGTGAAGCATAG